The Rhizoctonia solani chromosome 1, complete sequence sequence TGACGACGCCGTGTCCGTTTGACGAAGGGAGCGGATCGAGACTGGTCGGCCGTCGCCCGAGGGCGACATGGTCTGGAACGAACTCTGCCCCCGATCATGATCACGCTCGCTCGAGGGTGAGGATGCAACGTCGTATGCGCATACGAGTGTCCGCTGTCCGACGCGCCGTCGTCGGTCCCTCCTCTTCCCCTCCCCCCCTACTCCCGCCCGGGCCACGCTTGTCTGGTCGTGCGCGCGGTCCACCGGGTATTGTGGGCGGAGCGCTGAGCGTGACCGGTTTACCGACCGGGAGCTCGCCGTACGCAGGCGCGCCGCTGCCCCGGTCCGCAGCGCATGCGGTTTACGCGCCTGCTGCACCCAATCTGTCCCTCTCCCGGCGCACACTCGCTTTCCGCCGATATGTGAAAAGAGCCCGATTCCGCAGCGCATGCGGTTTACGCGCCTGCTGCATGACCAATCTGTCCCTCTCCCGGCGCACACTCGCTTTCCGCCCGATATGTGAAAAGAGCCCGATGGAGCCGACTTTGGCCTTCATTCCGGGCGTGGGCGCGGCGTTGGTCCGGGGCTCGGCGGACCGGATCCCAATGTCCTTGGCGAGCGAGGGGTAAGGAAGCGAGGGCGGCGGGGCACCCGAGAGAGGAGGCGAGCTGGAGCGGACGGAGATGTTGGTCGCGACGTATGCGTCCGGTCTGACTGCAAATGTCACTTCTGAGCCGACGGATCCGCCCGAGACGTGGCGTGGTTGCTGGCGTCGCGTCCCAGGACCGTGGGGCCCGAATGTGGAGTGTTGCGCACTCGGGGAGGTTGGGTTGGAGGTATTGGGAGGGTCGGGACCAGGTTTAACTGTGCAATCGTGAGTTTCCTCGAGAGAGTAAAGGTAAATGCCGGAAACTCACCTCGGCCTTTCATGAACCCAACCCAATACGCCAGTCCCGAATCTTCAGCGAGTTGGTTAATCTTCCGGACGTATCCCTGTGTGCGTTCAGAGCTCGTTTTCATTTTCAGCACCTCTGCGAAATAGAAGCTCTCAGGCAGAGCCGACCCCGGTTGTCGGAATTTGAGGTGATCGGTCGTCGTTTGGGTTGATCGAGGAGAGGTTGGGAGTCGGGGGGAACGAGGGGAATGTGCACTTCGGGGGAGGACAGGTCCGAGTGCTGTTCATAAGAGCTTCGTGTGATCAATGGTACATTGCTGGACTGGCGGGGTTTTTCAGGCGACCTGGACCGGGGGAGAAAACCGCGCTTCATTTAATTTTCGAGACGACCGGTATGTTGCTGCTGCTCCTCGGCCAACGGGAGAGTCCCCCGTGCGAGCAACCGGCGAGTCGTTAAAGGTTCGAGCGATGGGGACCCAGCGCCGGAACCGTTTCGTGTATGGGGACTGGCACTGCGTGCTGAACCACCCATGACCTGCCCAACGCGGCTCTTACTGCTCCCACTGCCGCTGCCACTCCCTGGAGAAACTTCCCTGGGCCTCGGCTTCTCAGGGGAAGAGTCCCTCGCAACGATCCCAGGTTTCTCAGGTGACAAGTCGCGCAAGCGGTGCTTCTGGAGACCTGGTAGCATCGCTGGCGGTCGCATGCTCGGAGCCAGCTCGCGGGAACTCGGAGACACTTGGTTTGGGCGAGGCACGAGCGAGATCGGAGAGGCTCGGTTTAGGCGAGTTCCGTGCGCTGGGGGCACGTGAAAAGTCGGCGAGACTGGTTCGGGGCGAAGGTCGGAATTCGCGGATGGTGTGATCGTGGTGGGTGAGACTCGGATGGGGGGAGTGGGTCGGCGATTTGGCTGTTGACGGGGGTCTGTCATCGTCTGGCGGTGGGGGGTCAAGACTCATGTCTGAGAGTGCGGATCCAACGGTGGCGATGAGATCGAGCATTTCCTCGGACGCGTCTCGAGACGGGTTGGTATAGTGTGACTTGGATGACTGGGTATAGTGTGAGTTTGACGAGGGAGTATGGACAGAGGTGACCGAAGGAGTAGTGGTGTGTGTGCGAGTCGAGCGAGAGGTAATGGTACCGCTCCGTGTGGGCCGTGTGCTGCCTTCATCTGGGTCGTCTTCGTCGAGCGAGCCGAGTGGACTAAAGTATCCGCGCTCATCGCTGGCAGCCGAATCGGGCAATCCGTCGATACGCGAGTGGGACGAGTGCGGGACAAGCACCGAGTGCGCTGGGAACGCACCTTCTCGTCGGTGCGAGGACCCGCTGGGCTCTGCAAGTTCCTCGCGTGGGGTGACGCGCCTGGATAAACACAtacatatacatatatattaGATACCATGGCACAACAACACTCACTCGGTGCTCGAGTCGGACACAGCACGATCGAGTAGTCCGAGTTGCCGCGGACGATGGGGCGGGTGCGAGCGTGCAGTCTCGGTGGCTGTGGCTGTGGCGAGGGAGCgaaaggacgtcgaggggcTGTTTTTGGGCGGCGGAGAGGACAGTCGGGGTGGTCGTGGGGGTGGAGCGGTGCGGGCGGGCCGGGGAGGGTGTCTGGCGTCGTCCGAGGTGCGGGCAGCGGTGTCGGGGGCAACAAGGGCGACGCGCGAGGGCTGGAAGCGACGTCCGAGGTCGGGGGAATGGGTGTCCATGTCGAGCTCGACGACGTGCAAGCTGCGGTTGATGGTGTCTTGCTTGCTCGGCCGTGTCGTGCGCGGAACAGGCTGCTCCTCGTAGTAATACTCCAGCAACTGGTCCGTCGTCTGTCGTTCAGCAAGGGCCCTGCCGTCGTGTCACAAATCTAAATCTCAGCACAATCTCCCCTTGCACATGAAACAAAACGAAACACTCGTACGCATTGCCGATTACCTCACGAACCAAAGAAACGAGGGGGTCCTCGAAAAGAACTCGATTCGCACCCTGTCAACGccatatatcacacaatttcAAATTAATGCCTATATACATCCATATGTGCTACCAGTCCATCTTCTTCCCCTCGCCTTGACCGCCGGTGCATCCACCCTGCCTCCACCCTTGGCGTATCCGAACCCATCCAGCCACGGCCATGTCGACGACCGACGCTCCTCGAACGCCTCGATAGCCGCCCCCTTTTGCAGCGTGATTCCGATATCGTCCAGTCCGTTGAGCAGACAGTGTCTTCGGAATGGTTCCACTGTTCATCAAGCACACGCTCAGCCACAGAACAGAACCTAGAGATTTGCACGCCACTTGCCTTCAAAGGAAATCGCCGCCTGTCCGTTGGGTCTTCGTACCTCGAGCTTATCCAAGTCAACCTCAAGCTCAGCTGCGCCTGCGCATCATTATACAACAATTGACACGCCTCGGGCGAGAGCACACGGGCAGCAATCCGTTTTGCATCGAGTTGGTCTTGAAGATCTCGGCAAAACTCGGCGATCACCGTCTGAATCCCAAAGTCCTTTCTGCAAAATAATGTATCTGGTTGAGACCAAAAAAAGAGCCAATGATTCGCAAAACTCACAAACTCCAAGGGGCGTGCTCGCGACTGCTACCGCACCCAAAGTTCTCACCAGTGACGACCAAAATCTTCGCCTTGTCGTACGGCGCACGGTTAAGCACAAAGTCGGTCGGGTCGCCCGTTTTGGGGTCTACTCGGAGCGTATGGAACAGTGCCTTGCCCAGCCCGTGCGCTTGAGCGTCTTCAAGAACTGCTTCGGGATAATCATATCCGTGTCGACATTCGCCATGTCCAGCGGGGCCGCGATACCCTTGACGACCGTGAACTGGTTCACGGGCGCGGCCGTCTTAGGCACATCCCCGCTCGCCGCGTCAACCGGTGCAATCGGGTTCGGGGGAGGGAGCACGTCGTCTGTCAGGTACTCTTTCGAACTTGTCACCTTGACCCCGGCGGCAGGAGCCACACTTGCACCATTACCACCACCCATGAGCTTCCGCACGTCGGTCAAGTGGCCAGTCATCGCCGCCGCAGCCGCCATGGCCGGACTGACCAAAtgggttcttcctccagCGCCCTGCCGGCCCTCGAAATTCCGATTGCTCGTGCTCGCGCAGCGTTCGCCCGGCGAGAGCTGGTCCGGGTTCATTCCGAGACACATGGAACAACCGGCCTCGCGCCAGTCGAACCCTGCCCGAGTAAATACCGCGTCGAGTCCCTCGGCTTCGGCCTGTTGTTTGACCAATCCCGAACCGGGTACAATCATCGCTACTACGCCCGGGGCGACTTGAGCACCAGGCCCAGCGGCCAAAACGACGTCCGCAGCGGACCTGAGGTCCTCGATCCGCCCGTTGGTGCATGACCCGATGAACACCTTGTCGACCTTGACGTCCTCCATCTTCGTATTCGCTTCGAGTCCCATGTACGCGAGAGCGCGTCCATGCCCTTGCGCTTGATCGGGTCTGCCTCGGCAGAAGGATCGGGTACCGAACCGGTGATGCCACGACGTCTTGTGGCGAAGTTCCCCACGTCACGGTGGGCGCAATGTCCTCGGCCTGGATGGAAACCTCGACGTCAAACTTGGCATCCTCGTCCGTCTTGAGTGTTCGCCAGTACGCCTCTGCGCAGTCCCATTCTGGCCCTTGCCTCGGTGCCAAGGGTCTTGACGTACACCTGGTGCGAGGGTTCCATTGACGCTAATTCGCATGTTTTTAGACTTTTTTTGCATGAGCGTTTGCGTCGCGAGTACATGTTTCGACTTCGGATGTACCGATTCCAAACGCGATGGCTCCGAATGCGCCGTGTGCTATTGGCCAAAATCAGTGTCCTCGATCAAAGGAtaaagaagaaaaggaacTTGCTAGATGTATGCGAGTCTCCACAAACGATGGTCGTCCCAGGCAACTTTTTTCCCCCAAAGTGTCAATTCCCAAGGTGCAACTCGATCTGGATGGGGACTTACAGTAAACCCTTGTTCCGGCCCGATAATATGCACGATCCCCTGTCTGCGGTCCTTCATTCCAAAGTAGGTTAATCCAAATTCGCGCACGTTTTCCTCGAGTGCAACGCATTGTGCACGCGAGTCGGGTTCCGCGATGAACTCTTGCACAGAGGTCATGTTCTTTCGGGAGGATGTGCTGTAGAGTGCCGAATTAAGGTTTATTGAAAAGGTACAGGGTAGTAGTAAGACGTACGGGACGTTGTGGTCCACTGTTGCGAGCGTGCAGTCGGGCCTGCGAACTGGGCGACTCGCATTTCGCCTGTGGTCTGGATTAATATTGTTTCTACCTTGATTCTATCGGGCACTTACAGTCCTTCAAACGCTTGAGGACTCGTTACTTCATGTACAAGATGTCTGTATGCACTCGTTAAACACTCTCTCGTATTGAGAACAGAGGGGACACGTACCTATCAATGTATAGCAAGGTCGTTCCATCTTCTTGCGCATGTCTAAACCCAATCTAAAGGCATGAGTCCCACCCGACATACGCGAATGATCGACTCACACAACGTGATCATCCCAAATCTTGTCATACAGCGTACGCGGCGGTAAAACAGCACTCGGCATCTTGAACCAATCGAGGTCGTAAAACAATAAGAACCAGGTCGTGAATGTGGATACAAGAGAGAAAAGTGAAAGGTACAAGTGGAGCGCTCAAGAGTTGGATATTTATACGCGCTTTGCCGCCTGCGAGAAACAGACGAGGCCTCATTGGCAGTCGGCCGTGGGCTGACTGGTCGGGTATCTTCGGCCGATGGACGGATTGGGAAAGTATGAATGCGTCATTGTGGGGGTAAGGTCCTATGCAGAACCAACTGGCGCTTGCTACAAGGTTGCAGTGTGGACTTGCGATGTACAATATTTCGCGGAGTGTTTATAGCCTTTCCTAATTTTATCTACGAGCGAGCAGTTGTAGATACACATTTCAGACCTGATATATATCCTTCGACCTTCTAATTACACGCTACGGGCTTTCAGCTTCCGCTCCTGAAGTCCTGCTCACTGTGGACGCCGTTCCCCGACTCGGTTCCAAACGAGTAGCATATTTTGAAGAATATTAAACCGAGAACAAGACGATAACTCTTTCCATGTGGGGCTGATAAGATCTTTTAATTGAGTCTTGGTGTCCCTTCAGCCTGTGAGTAGATGAGTACTCCACATCGCTCACCCGCGCCAGAGGGCGACAGTTTCTAATAGTGGGTAGCATATTTTGAAGAATATTAAACCGAGAACAAGACGAATAACTCTTTCCATGTGGGGCTGATAAGATCTTTTAATTGAGTCTTGGTGTCCCTTCAGCCTGTGAGTAGATGAGTACTCCACATCGCTCACCCGCGCCAGATGGGCGACAGTTTCTAATAGTGGGCATCACAATAGTATCAATTGGGCCCCGAACAACCCGCGTCCAAGCAGCTCATGTTTATCAGACTCCATACAATGAAAAATTCGAGGCCTTAGTCTCTAAATAAAGAGACGCATACACCTTCTTGCATGATGAAACccaaagtgcggattttctgtaATTTTGACGTTCGCTGTATTGCTTCAACACAATTATAGCAAGATGCATATGTATATCAAATTTAGGGGTTAGCGATATATTTTATAGCCAAGGAGCACAGAATGAGCAAAAGGACTGATTCTAGAAGGAGAGGTTGGCACCCGCTTGCCTATTCACGTAGGCTTTGACGGAGGTGGCCGGAATGAGAAGATAATTATAGGGGTCGGGTAAAGTGATTCCTCCTGGAAATGTGGGAAGCGCTGCGCTTTCTGAGTTACTTAAATCTGGAGATAAGTTGAACCATACTGCACGGAGTAATACTATAAACCGGCATGCCAATAGGGACATTTCCGGTAGCATCTATACAACCTCCCTCCGTTCTATATGTCGAGCTCCCCATGTTCTCGAAAACGTTATTCTCTATGAGTAGCCGGGCACCTGTTTGAGAATTGATTCCACCGTTGTTATTCAAGAAGCTGAACAGATTATCTAACATATACGCAATAAACGAGGTGGCTTAGATGACTTACTAGTTACAAAATATATGGCCCTGCCCAGATCGAAATGAGGGTGTGCGTGAGTTTAGGTTCTCCCACTTATTGAATGCGTATGTGACCTGAGTCGCGTTGCCCCCGCTATCACCGCTGTTCGAGTACCCGGCTGAAGAACCCTTCCAGTGGTCGTGAAGGTAGGAATTCGTGATGGACATAGCATAGACATCGTTAGCTATATCAAGTAGGCCGTCATAATAATCCTTATCGTGGTCTCGGTCAGACCAGAGCTCAACAGAGTCGATCCAAATACGGTTGGAAGCTTGAACGCCAATGTGGTCATATCGTGGTCTCGGTCAGACCAGAGCTCAACAGAGTCGATCCAAATACGGTTGGAAGCTTGAACGCCAATGTGGTCACCCGTGTCAGCCAAAACTCTGTTGATCTGTGCAAGAGAAACGGGGAATTTCGTTATCATTATAACTAGCAGTCTCAGGTTGTTCAGTAATACCTTCAAGTTCCGAATGATTACATTCGACGCATTAACCACGCGCAGACCGATCCCGTTTAGAGCTGAAATATAGACAATTGTATCGATAGTTGTTTTCTGCTCTCACCACTCAACGTACTGGCTCCAGACTTTCCGATAACTGAGGTATTTGACCCGATCACGACCACCTCGTTTCCGGTGATTGATCCAGGTACAATCACGACCTTGGCACTCGTCCCATATATACCCTGAGCTCATCCAGTGTGGCAACGATAATAGGCGACGCCGAACCTCCGCCCGTGGTCCTGGAATTGGACAGGAAATTGAAGATTAATTCAGCTCCTGATGCTGTGCTCTTACCCCCCACTGAGAGTAGCATAACCGATAGTTGCTCTATCGCTTATCGACGCTCGCTTTTCTTTAAGTAGGTTTGCGGATACTAGACCGAAGCTGAAACAGAGCAGGAAGATAGAGAACTTCATTGCAGGACTGAAGGATGAGGGCACGAGAGATTACTGTAGAGTGACTCCCTCTTTTATCTATGCGTGCGAATAGTGCACTTTGTACTTCGTATCGGTCCGGTAGGAGGTTATCGGGCCGTCAAATACAGATCGACAATAACAATTTATTGATGATCATTCCATGCTAATATTTGACCTGATATGTGGAGATATTTTGGGCCGATTTGTGGTACATAAAATGATGTGTCTCTATCATAGGCTCGGGAGGTGGCAAAAATAAATTGGATCATCGAGCTTGTTTTTACTAGAACTCCGAATACCCTTCACTGAAATCTCCTCATACTCTTTCAGAATACTCAGCGAATATTTTTACTTTACATCCCATCCATCATGTCTCCGCATTCTGGGAATGGGGTATTGTCCATTTTCAGTGTATCAAGTGACCTGGGCACTGGCGCCAAGCCAGGTATGTACGTGCATTTATGGGTCAACCATCAGCAATATGCAGCATTATGATAAGCATGAAGATGTTGGTATATGAAGAGCATGAGAAAGCGCTCGAGAATCTCTCCTTCCCCGAAAGGAAAGGCCCCCTTGGCGGTCCGGAGGGTTTCCTGCTATTTCTGAACATATGGTTTCTTGAGAGGTTTACATGGTCACAAAGATTTGATTAGTGTGACCCACTACGCAAACCTCTGCAGAATTCGCCCGAGTTGATGGATATCATTTTTGTTGAGAAAAATCACTTATCCATATCTCACTTCGCAAACGCACATTAGGTAGTCTATAAAACGCCAGCGGTGTATTGGGGACATCAGTTCAGTGTTTAGATTCACTAGTGGTACCACTGCTaatgcccccccccccagtgATCTACTGCCATCCCCGCGCGCCTTAAAGTTGGCGATATTGATCGGTTATCCCCCAAGCTACTTTTGAGAGCTTGCTTGAACAGAAATGCGTAAAGCTTCCGTTTTTGCCCTATAAAACTCCCCGGTACCCCCGAGCTTTTCAAGGTCTAGTAGAGACTCTGTGGCTATCTATTCAAATGGCACTGTAGTGAAGATGAGCCGTTTCTGTAAATCCTGAAGCTTTACTTGTAGAAGTGTAAAACTCTATGAGACAGAGACAGAGATACGCGGCGTAGAAGGAATGGATCTTCGCGTATGCGAACACATACTATACACATGCCTTCGGGAGCATACCACTTTTTACCTCTAATATGTTTCATGAACTTAAAGAATAATATACTTGTTGTTACCGACTCTTGCATACAAAGTGGCTATGATCCAAAGAAGATGAAGCTATACAGTACCATCAAATTCCGCCTCCGGCCGGAAGCAATTATCCGACCGGAAGATCAGCCCACCCTCATCGCCCTTACTGCCAACAAACGAAATGGCCAAGTCTAAGAAGTGCGTTCAATCCGTTTTGTACGCTCAACAATGATGGATATGCTGAGACGAATTTCATAGTCACACCAATCACAACCAGAACAAGAAGGCTCACCGTAATGGTATTAAGAAGCCCAAGACGCACTATGCTGGCTCTATGAAGGGTGTAAGTGTAACATCCACCAACGATTTAGATATGAGTTTCTAAGTTCTTTCATGTATTTTTAGGTCGATGCTAAGGTATGAGCCTCTTGTCGCGAAATCGACTACACCAACAGCCCTTTAATTCAATTTTCCCCATAGTTTCGACGAAACCAGAAGTATGCGCGACTAGGCACTGTGAGTTTTACGAATCTCTCGGCCTTGATATACACGTATTAAATAATCTGataacagcaaaaggcattggCCGCCAAGAAGGCAGAGGCGGCGGCATAGATACAGGCACCACCGGGTTTCCATTTACTCTGTACATCACCTCATGCCTTTCGCTATCGTTATGACATGCCCCGCCATTTTTGCTTGAAATTGGAGCCGGTTTAACTTGAATAGTTAAAAAATGGGATGTAAAGGGGAAGGAACACGAGTTCCGAAAGTGGAATATTAGAGTTTGAAAACAGGCGAGTCCTGGATGATAAGAATGCATTTAATCTTCTTCCATCGCATCTTCGTCCTCCCCGCTTTCTTCGACTCCGGTTGGCTCTTTGCCCTGACTACTCACACTCTCCCCGCCCTTTCTCAATGCAATCTCCAACTCGGCAGCCTAGAAATTCCGTCAATGCAAGCACATGCCAGAAACTCGAAAACCAACCATCAATCGCTCAGGCGCAACAGGTCGTCTATTGCTCTTCGCCTTTCTGAGGTATTTTTTGTTAACAGTTCTAACCATCGTATTGCTCGAAGTCAGTCCCCTGGAACAAACAAGTCCGCACAGTCCTTGTCTTCTATGATCTTTCCTTGCAGGAGGTTAAAGTGTTTGCGCCGCACGACGGCTTTGATTAAATTGAATTCGTGAGATGTATACCAGCCATCTGCAATCTACAGACAGTTAGaaagaggtaattgaaggGTAGCAGCAACATACATCTGGCTCTTTCCTCACGCTCTTTTGGTCATTGATC is a genomic window containing:
- a CDS encoding ribosomal L29e protein family, which translates into the protein MAKSKNHTNHNQNKKAHRNGIKKPKTHYAGSMKGVDAKFRRNQKYARLGTQKALAAKKAEAAA
- a CDS encoding Nascent polypeptide-associated complex subunit alpha, muscle-specific form, encoding MKTSSERTQGYVRKINQLAEDSGLAYWVGFMKGRVKPGPDPPNTSNPTSPSAQHSTFGPHGPGTRRQQPRHVSGGSVGSEVTFAVRPDAYVATNISVRSSSPPLSGAPPPSLPYPSLAKDIGIRSAEPRTNAAPTPGMKAKVGSIGLFSHIGRKASVRRERDRLVMQQARKPHALRNRALFTYRRKASVRRERDRLGAAGAGAPAYGELPVGKPVTLSAPPTIPGGPRARPDKRGPGGSRGGGEEEGPTTARRTADTRMRIRRCILTLERA
- a CDS encoding aconitate hydratase — encoded protein: MPSAVLPPRTLYDKIWDDHVVHAQEDGTTLLYIDRHLVHEVTSPQAFEGLRNASRPVRRPDCTLATVDHNVPTSSRKNMTSVQEFIAEPDSRAQCVALEENVREFGLTYFGMKDRRQGIVHIIGPEQGFTHTAHSEPSRLESRQWNPRTRCTSRPLAPRQGPEWDCAEAYWRTLKTDEDAKFDVEVSIQAEDIAPTVTPDQAQGHGRALAYMGLEANTKMEDVKVDKVFIGSCTNGRIEDLRSAADVVLAAGPGAQVAPGVVAMIVPGSGLVKQQAEAEGLDAVFTRAGFDWREAGCSMCLGMNPDQLSPGERCASTSNRNFEGRQGAGGRTHLVSPAMAAAAAMTGHLTDVRKLMGGGNGASVAPAAGVKVTSSKEYLTDDVLPPPNPIAPVDAASGDVPKTAAPVNQFTVVKAVLEDAQAHGLGKALFHTLRVDPKTGDPTDFVLNRAPYDKAKILVVTGENFGCGSSREHAPWSLKDFGIQTVIAEFCRDLQDQLDAKRIAARVLSPEACQLLYNDAQAQLSLRLTWISSRYEDPTDRRRFPLKASGVQISRHCLLNGLDDIGITLQKGAAIEAFEERRSSTWPWLDGFGYAKGGGRVDAPAGANRVLFEDPLVSLVREVIGNAALAERQTTDQLLEYYYEEQPVPRTTRPSKQDTINRSLHVVELDMDTHSPDLGRRFQPSRVALVAPDTAARTSDDARHPPRPARTAPPPRPPRLSSPPPKNSPSTSFRSLATATATETARSHPPHRPRQLGLLDRAVSDSSTERVTPREELAEPSGSSHRREGAFPAHSVLVPHSSHSRIDGLPDSAASDERGYFSPLGSLDEDDPDEGSTRPTRSGTITSRSTRTHTTTPSVTSVHTPSSNSHYTQSSKSHYTNPSRDASEEMLDLIATVGSALSDMSLDPPPPDDDRPPSTAKSPTHSPHPSLTHHDHTIREFRPSPRTSLADFSRAPSARNSPKPSLSDLARASPKPSVSEFPRAGSEHATASDATRSPEAPLARLVT